From Proteiniborus ethanoligenes:
ATTACAAGCCCAGGTACTGTAATTCCATTGGAGGGTTAGTTATATGAACAATATAAAAGGTAGAGCATTTATGCTAAATGAAAATGTAGATACAGACCAAATACTTCCTGGATATGCTATGAGCTATCCAGTAGAAGAGCTAAAAAAGGTTACACTAAGAGGAAGTATAATACCAGACTTCCCAGAAAAAGTTCAGCCAGGAGATATTATAATTGCTGATGATAACTTTGGCTGCGGCTCAAGTAGAGAACAAGCACCTGTTGCACTTAAAAGCTCAGGAGTAAGTATAGTAATAGCAAAGTCCTTTGCTAGAATATTTAGAAGAAATGCAATAAATATAGGACTTCCAGTAGTGACTTGTGAATATATAAAAGAAATAAAAAATGAAGCAAAAGAAAATGACGAATTCCAAGTAGACTTAGTAAATAATAC
This genomic window contains:
- a CDS encoding 3-isopropylmalate dehydratase, coding for MNNIKGRAFMLNENVDTDQILPGYAMSYPVEELKKVTLRGSIIPDFPEKVQPGDIIIADDNFGCGSSREQAPVALKSSGVSIVIAKSFARIFRRNAINIGLPVVTCEYIKEIKNEAKENDEFQVDLVNNTITNLRTKNQYELNRLSQTTFDTLQAGGLINKVRNILQERGAING